From Dendropsophus ebraccatus isolate aDenEbr1 chromosome 2, aDenEbr1.pat, whole genome shotgun sequence, a single genomic window includes:
- the CBX3 gene encoding chromobox protein homolog 3 isoform X2, translating to MGKKQNGKGKKVEEAEPEEFVVEKVLDRRVVNGKVEYYLKWKGFTDADNTWEPEENLDCPELIEAFLNSQKAGKEKPADNKRKSVSDSESEDSKSKKKRESVDKPRGFSRGLDPERIIGATDSSGELMFLMKWKDSDEADLVPAKEANMKCPQVVIAFYEERLTWHSCPEDEAQ from the exons ATGGGGAAGAAGCAGAATGGAAAGGGCAAGAAAGTTGAAGAGGCAGAACCTGAAGAGTTTGTAGTAGAAAAGGTTCTGGACAGACGTGTTGTAAATGGAAAGGTTGAATATTATCTAAAGTGGAAAGGCTTCACAGA TGCTGACAATACTTGGGAACCAGAAGAGAACTTGGACTGTCCAGAGTTAATTGAAGCTTTCCTAAATTCTCAGAAGGCTGGCAAAGAAAAACCAGCAGACAACAAGCGGAAATCTGTGTCAGACAGTGAATCTGAAGACAGCAAGTCGAAGAAGAAACGAGAATCG GTTGACAAGCCGAGAGGGTTTTCTAGAGGATTAGACCCAGAAAGGATAATCGGAGCTACAGACAGCAGTGGGGAACTGATGTTCCTTATGAAATG gaaAGACTCAGACGAAGCAGATTTGGTCCCAGCAAAAGAAGCAAATATGAAGTGTCCTCAAGTtgtaattgcattttatgaagAGAGACTAACATGGCATTCTTGTCCAGAAGACGAAGCGCAGTAA
- the CBX3 gene encoding chromobox protein homolog 3 isoform X1 → MQASLETQKMGKKQNGKGKKVEEAEPEEFVVEKVLDRRVVNGKVEYYLKWKGFTDADNTWEPEENLDCPELIEAFLNSQKAGKEKPADNKRKSVSDSESEDSKSKKKRESVDKPRGFSRGLDPERIIGATDSSGELMFLMKWKDSDEADLVPAKEANMKCPQVVIAFYEERLTWHSCPEDEAQ, encoded by the exons ATGCAGGCCAGTCTGGAGACTCAG AAAATGGGGAAGAAGCAGAATGGAAAGGGCAAGAAAGTTGAAGAGGCAGAACCTGAAGAGTTTGTAGTAGAAAAGGTTCTGGACAGACGTGTTGTAAATGGAAAGGTTGAATATTATCTAAAGTGGAAAGGCTTCACAGA TGCTGACAATACTTGGGAACCAGAAGAGAACTTGGACTGTCCAGAGTTAATTGAAGCTTTCCTAAATTCTCAGAAGGCTGGCAAAGAAAAACCAGCAGACAACAAGCGGAAATCTGTGTCAGACAGTGAATCTGAAGACAGCAAGTCGAAGAAGAAACGAGAATCG GTTGACAAGCCGAGAGGGTTTTCTAGAGGATTAGACCCAGAAAGGATAATCGGAGCTACAGACAGCAGTGGGGAACTGATGTTCCTTATGAAATG gaaAGACTCAGACGAAGCAGATTTGGTCCCAGCAAAAGAAGCAAATATGAAGTGTCCTCAAGTtgtaattgcattttatgaagAGAGACTAACATGGCATTCTTGTCCAGAAGACGAAGCGCAGTAA